The following nucleotide sequence is from Pecten maximus unplaced genomic scaffold, xPecMax1.1, whole genome shotgun sequence.
GATGAATTTAGACTAGTGGACTGTGGCTTTCAAGGATGGCAGATAGAAAATTGTGGTCATAGCGAGGATGCTGGTGTAGTTTGTTTACCCCCACTCACTCTCCCACTTCTTCGCCTACACTACACCGTTCACCACCACGACTCATCATTACTTCTCCTCTCTCCATTACACCGTTTGACGACACTTCACCGTCCTCTACGACTACAGCGTCGACGACCACTTCTCCGTCGACTACGACTACAGCGTCGACGACCACTTCCCCGTCGACTACGACTACAGCGTCGACGACCACTTCACCGTCGACTACGACTACAGCGTCGACGACCACTTCACCGTCAACTACGACTACAGCGTCGACGACCACTTCACCGTCGACTACGACTACAGCGTCGACGACCACTTCACCGTCGACTACGACTACAGCGTCGACGACCACTTCACCGTCGACTACGACTACAGCGTCGACGACCACTTCACCGTCGACTACGACTACAGCGTCGACGACCACTTCACCGTCAACTACGACTACAGCGTCGACGACCACTTCACCGTCGACTACGACTACAGCGTCGACGACCACTTCACCGTCGACTACGACTACAGCGTCGACGACCACTTCACCGTCGACTACGACTACACTGTCAACTACCAATACTCCATTCATAGCAACGGCACCACTAAACAAGGTA
It contains:
- the LOC117320134 gene encoding SAFB-like transcription modulator gives rise to the protein MDGQRGMFWDEFRLVDCGFQGWQIENCGHSEDAGVVCLPPLTLPLLRLHYTVHHHDSSLLLLSPLHRLTTLHRPLRLQRRRPLLRRLRLQRRRPLPRRLRLQRRRPLHRRLRLQRRRPLHRQLRLQRRRPLHRRLRLQRRRPLHRRLRLQRRRPLHRRLRLQRRRPLHRRLRLQRRRPLHRQLRLQRRRPLHRRLRLQRRRPLHRRLRLQRRRPLHRRLRLHCQLPILHS